The genomic stretch TTTCTTATACTCTTTCCTACTTTACTCCATTAAAAGATAATAGAACTCAATATCCCACCGAATTTCTCATCTCTTTAATTTCCTCTCTAAATACCATTGATAAATCGTAACGCAAAATACAAACCACGCTCCACTAGCAAAATATCCACCTAAAACATCACTGGGATAATGAACACCTAAATAGATCCGGCTAATCCCAATGGCTAAGATCATGACGACAGCAAAGAAAATCATTAATACTCTCCCAGTTCTAGATTGTATATGTTTCCATAAGAGAAATGAAATTGTCGCATATAACGTGAAGGCAGCCATTGAATGACCACTAGGAAAACTATACCCTATTTCTTCAACAATTTGATGGAATGAAGGACGTTGTCGGTGAAATAACAATTTCAAACCCTTGTTTATTAAATGAGATCCTAACATAACCAAAATAAAAAAAACAAGCTCTGTACGATGCTTCAAAAACGTATAGAAAAATATCGAAATTAGAATGATGATCAGAATAACAATTTTCCCTGAACCAACAAAAGTAAAAAACTCCATGAACGTAGTAACGGTTGGACTTTCAAAGAATTGGACCCAATGAATGATGGGCATGTCGAACCATTGAACCTTATCCATACTAACAAAAGCTGCGATTAGTCCAAAAATTAACAATAAACCGATACCAAACACCCAGCTAAAGTTTTTGTTTTGTTTCATACTATTCCTCCCACATTTATTTTCTTAAAAATAGGTTTGTATATTCCAACGTGCTCTATTGTTTGTGGAATATACAAACCCACTATTTCTGAATAGAACATACAAGCCATTTCAGGTTACACAGTAAAAATGTTAGTCGGGATAGGTTGCTGTTTATGAAATATACAAATAACGACCCATAATCAGGTCGTTGATAGTATAACATAATATGGTAAATATTAGTATGCATCTAATGACTGCTGCTTTTCTCTAAATGGTATTTTATAATGTGACCTTGCTTGTATGTGGACACCTTTCCTTCGATTTCTAACAGATCAAGATGCCCGATCACCTCAGCGAAGTAAAGAGCTAAGTGCTTATAGTATCGATTGGGATAGGTAAGCTTCATCAATTCATAGACAGAAAAATCCCCTTCAACCAAAAAGCCCTCTAATTGCTTTTTCTTCCGTTCAAACCGGTCTAGCTGATTATCGATCACTTCATAGGGATCATCAATGACTGCTCCATGCCCTGAATAAATCCTAGATAAAGGAAGGCTTCTTAAATCTCTTAGTGACTCTTGGTAGGCCACAACAGATTGAGGTCTTGGTTCATTTTGCTCAATTGAAGGTTCTACAAAAGCTCCTGCTGATGTATGGCCAATGATATGATCCCCAGCAATAAGTATTTTTCTTTTTTCATGGTATAAAACAATATGACCTAATGAATGACCAGGGCTATGAATGACTTTCCATCCTAAATGCCCTTCTAGATTCATCCCATCCTCCAAAATTCCATCAATCTTAATTGGATCCATAAATTGATCTAAATCTGAATAAAAATTCTCAATTTCTTGGATTTGCTCCCTAGATAAACCGTTTTCAGAAAATAACTCCCGAAAAAAAATAAGTTTTTGTTGAATAAATTTTGGATCCTTTTCTACCCAAGGAATTGTCCATGGATGAGTATAAATTCGAACCTTCGGATGATATTCCTTAATCATTCCTAATAATCCACTATGATCTACATGTTGATGAGTTAAAATAATTTGCTCGATATCCTTAATCCGAAATCCATTTTCATTAAGCTGATAAATAAATGCTTTCCACGCCTTTTCTGTTTTTGGCCCTGAATCAATGAGTGTGAGTTTATCACCTAGTAAGAGATAAGCATTTTCAGTTCCTATAGAGAAAGGGGTAGGAATTTCAAATGAAAACAGATGATGATCATATTCCTTTTTCCGTTCAGATATTTCAAGCATTTTCTACCCTCCCCTTCAATTTTCAGGAAAATTCAATCAATTTTATTTTACACGTTTTTTAACTGAATAGAAAGTGGCGAATAGCAAAAAAAAACTGTTGCTATTGGCAACAGATAAACTATGCAGGGTAGACAATCACTTGATTTTTCCCCTTATGTTTTGCAGCATAAAGTGCTTGATCAGCATGACGCACCAATGAGATCACGCTTAGGTCTTTGTCTCCTTGTTTCCAAGTGGCTATACCTGCTGAGGCAGTGATTTTGGGAGACGTTTCTTGGCCCACTCTTTTTAAGATTCGTTTCCCTATTTGCAAAGCGATATCTGTGTCAATCTGTGGTAAATATAACGCAATCTCTTCTCCACCCCAGCGACTGGCAATATCCGTGGAACGAATACTCCCTTCCAGAATATTCGCGAATTGAATGAGAATTTGATCACCGATTTGGTGGCCAAAAGTGTCATTTATCTTTTTAAAATCATCAATATCAAATAAAATTAATGAACCTAATTCATCGTTTTTCTGAGATTCTTGCATTTTGGAATCTAAAAAGGATCGATTATATAGTCCTGTGAGATAATCTGTGATCGCTACCTTTTGTAACTTTTCATGCAAAAATGCATTTGTAAGAACTAATCCTAAATGTTGAGCGAAGTGTTGTAACATTTTAAAATCATCATAGGAGAAATGTAAAGGCTTAGAATTAGAAACAGATAAAACTCCTATCATTTCATCATTCGATAAGATCGGAACAGACATTAAAGATCGGCACCCTAAACCTTGCATATAAGGATCGACAATTTGCTGGTTTGCTTGAATATCGGAGACGATGATCGGCTCTTTATTCTGATAAACATGCCCCATGTAACCACTGTCAAGTGAAACAATCATACCGACATTGGAATTGATATTGGATGCAATAACAGTGAGACAATCTTTTTTCTCACTTACCTTTAAAACACTTACATGTTGAGCATCATATAATTTTGTTAGTTCAGAAATAACGATCTGCAAAATCGTATCCAATGTTAAACTTTGATTCAAACGTTTTGTTAGTTCGTTGATTGCACGTAATTCTTTTACTAAATGATTTGATTGTTGGTAAAGTTTTGCTTTTTCAAAAGCCATACCGATAATATCAGCAATGTTTGAAATAAAGCTAATTTCCTCTTCAGTAAAAGTATCAATTTGGTCATAGGAAATGTGAATTACACCATAAACTCCCTGTTTACCCCGTAAAGGAGCAGCAATTTCCCCATTTTTTTCATTTTGTTTTCTTCTTCGAAGAATCAACTTCCCCTCTAAAAAAGCTTGGCCATTGATATCCTCTCTGTTTGGAATAAACATTAACTGTTTAATCGGTAGATTTGAAACCAAATACTCCTGAGTTAACCATAATTCTATCTGTACTTCTGGATAAAATAATTGAAATGTATGGATTGCTTCTGATAAAATCTCATTTACATCCATCGTTGAATATAATTTTTGGGTCATATCAAAAAGGGCATCCCTTTTCTTCGCTTCTCTTTCTAAAACGACAAACTTCTCATGTTCCAGATAAGCCAATTCAAAAGCTACTAAAATCCCTTGTAAACATCCTAATGCTTGTGCTTTATAATTTCTAGTAGATAGAAAGCCAAGAATCCCA from Tepidibacillus fermentans encodes the following:
- a CDS encoding phosphatase PAP2 family protein, yielding MKQNKNFSWVFGIGLLLIFGLIAAFVSMDKVQWFDMPIIHWVQFFESPTVTTFMEFFTFVGSGKIVILIIILISIFFYTFLKHRTELVFFILVMLGSHLINKGLKLLFHRQRPSFHQIVEEIGYSFPSGHSMAAFTLYATISFLLWKHIQSRTGRVLMIFFAVVMILAIGISRIYLGVHYPSDVLGGYFASGAWFVFCVTIYQWYLERKLKR
- a CDS encoding MBL fold metallo-hydrolase — translated: MLEISERKKEYDHHLFSFEIPTPFSIGTENAYLLLGDKLTLIDSGPKTEKAWKAFIYQLNENGFRIKDIEQIILTHQHVDHSGLLGMIKEYHPKVRIYTHPWTIPWVEKDPKFIQQKLIFFRELFSENGLSREQIQEIENFYSDLDQFMDPIKIDGILEDGMNLEGHLGWKVIHSPGHSLGHIVLYHEKRKILIAGDHIIGHTSAGAFVEPSIEQNEPRPQSVVAYQESLRDLRSLPLSRIYSGHGAVIDDPYEVIDNQLDRFERKKKQLEGFLVEGDFSVYELMKLTYPNRYYKHLALYFAEVIGHLDLLEIEGKVSTYKQGHIIKYHLEKSSSH
- a CDS encoding sensor domain-containing diguanylate cyclase, which encodes MVCCNQFNEGKEILYPREQIIEEYYQKALEDGIDPSQFRIIEKGNDIKDAQLLTVFHRFLHFVRDRDLLFEHGILILANREGKVLELAHPSDFPDFFQKGDSECFDWSLEAIGPNAIGLTAKKGISTFVNGSEHYHHLLKNYQSTSVPISDSSKQMIGILGFLSTRNYKAQALGCLQGILVAFELAYLEHEKFVVLEREAKKRDALFDMTQKLYSTMDVNEILSEAIHTFQLFYPEVQIELWLTQEYLVSNLPIKQLMFIPNREDINGQAFLEGKLILRRRKQNEKNGEIAAPLRGKQGVYGVIHISYDQIDTFTEEEISFISNIADIIGMAFEKAKLYQQSNHLVKELRAINELTKRLNQSLTLDTILQIVISELTKLYDAQHVSVLKVSEKKDCLTVIASNINSNVGMIVSLDSGYMGHVYQNKEPIIVSDIQANQQIVDPYMQGLGCRSLMSVPILSNDEMIGVLSVSNSKPLHFSYDDFKMLQHFAQHLGLVLTNAFLHEKLQKVAITDYLTGLYNRSFLDSKMQESQKNDELGSLILFDIDDFKKINDTFGHQIGDQILIQFANILEGSIRSTDIASRWGGEEIALYLPQIDTDIALQIGKRILKRVGQETSPKITASAGIATWKQGDKDLSVISLVRHADQALYAAKHKGKNQVIVYPA